In Synechococcus sp. Nb3U1, one DNA window encodes the following:
- a CDS encoding glycosyltransferase family 2 protein, with the protein MYFSVIIPTYNRRPILEPCLQALAQQQPGPYQGYEVVVVDDGSSDGTVEWLQSAPLGLPKLKLLRQEHQGPAAARNLGFRHAQGSVIIFIDSDLVVVDHFLASHAQMLQQQGVTGDANHTNEGRVFTYGRVINTSNFQDPRSEPFKPTDFSAAFFATGNVAIARHWLQLASETTAGPFDERFQLYGWEDLELGVRLKRLGLKLVKCPQAAGYHWHPPFELKQIPGLIERERQRGRMGILFYQKHPTWEVRLMIQMTPLHQILWGLLSLGGWLNEKRVEPLLSWLIAQGRPQLALELCRVFFLNWYNVQAVYESYREMKDRNNGIHSA; encoded by the coding sequence GTGTACTTCAGCGTTATCATCCCCACCTACAACCGCCGCCCCATCTTGGAGCCATGTTTGCAGGCTCTAGCCCAGCAGCAGCCCGGCCCTTATCAGGGCTATGAAGTGGTGGTGGTGGATGATGGTTCTAGCGATGGCACGGTGGAATGGCTGCAATCTGCCCCCTTGGGTTTGCCCAAGCTAAAGCTGCTACGTCAGGAGCACCAAGGTCCCGCCGCCGCCCGCAATCTTGGATTTCGCCATGCCCAGGGATCCGTGATCATCTTCATCGACAGTGACCTAGTGGTGGTGGATCACTTCCTGGCCAGTCATGCCCAGATGTTGCAGCAGCAGGGGGTGACAGGGGATGCCAACCATACCAATGAGGGCAGGGTGTTTACCTATGGGCGGGTGATCAACACCAGCAATTTTCAGGATCCCCGATCCGAACCCTTCAAACCCACAGACTTTTCGGCAGCCTTTTTTGCCACCGGCAACGTCGCCATCGCCCGCCATTGGTTGCAGTTGGCCTCAGAAACCACAGCTGGCCCTTTCGACGAACGCTTTCAACTCTACGGCTGGGAAGACCTGGAATTAGGGGTGCGGTTGAAACGCCTGGGCCTGAAATTGGTGAAATGTCCCCAGGCAGCGGGCTATCACTGGCACCCCCCTTTTGAGCTGAAGCAGATCCCCGGGTTAATCGAGCGGGAACGGCAACGGGGCCGCATGGGGATCCTCTTCTACCAAAAACATCCCACTTGGGAGGTGCGCCTGATGATCCAGATGACCCCTTTGCACCAAATCCTTTGGGGGTTGTTGTCGTTGGGGGGATGGCTGAACGAAAAACGGGTGGAACCTTTGCTAAGCTGGCTAATCGCCCAGGGTCGCCCGCAACTGGCTTTGGAACTGTGCCGGGTGTTTTTCTTGAATTGGTACAACGTACAGGCGGTTTACGAAAGCTACAGGGAAATGAAAGACCGAAACAACGGGATCCACTCCGCCTGA
- the gshA gene encoding glutamate--cysteine ligase gives MLLTKGFEVEMYTGTATGEVVGLSDLICQTLPGFVREPDRRNVEYITPPLRRYEDLICALLQPRARLRQYLRSLGPYTLLPGSTLALGGADHFERSDPGNPYHDYIERTYGTQVVTASIHINVGLPDIESIFRACRLLRVEAPLYLALSASSPFLDGQVTGSHSSRWQVFPKTPAQVPLFRDHAHYITWMQEQLALGTMQNVRHLWASVRPNGPERPYHLNWVELRICDLVGDPVMILAITALIEARLLHLLAEPEALDPLRGSLTPTELEILCHHNEQAAARQSLSATLIDWQTGRERVAQEWIEQLLTEAWRIVQPQGFGCFLAPLQTLLKQGNEAQRWLQQVNQGSSPAQVYQQAIQELASQEQAMLETLCQAVG, from the coding sequence GTGCTACTGACCAAGGGCTTTGAGGTGGAAATGTACACCGGCACCGCCACCGGGGAAGTGGTGGGCTTGTCGGATCTAATTTGCCAGACCTTGCCGGGGTTTGTGCGGGAGCCGGATCGACGCAATGTCGAGTATATTACCCCTCCCCTGCGCCGCTACGAAGATTTGATTTGTGCATTGTTACAGCCACGGGCTCGGTTGCGGCAGTATTTGCGCAGCCTTGGCCCCTACACCCTGTTGCCGGGAAGCACTCTCGCCTTGGGAGGTGCCGACCACTTTGAGCGTTCTGATCCGGGTAACCCCTACCACGATTACATTGAGCGTACCTACGGCACCCAGGTGGTCACCGCCAGCATTCACATCAATGTCGGCTTGCCAGATATCGAGTCCATTTTCCGGGCCTGTCGTCTGTTGCGGGTGGAAGCTCCCCTTTATCTGGCCCTGAGCGCTTCTTCCCCGTTTCTGGATGGGCAGGTGACGGGATCCCATTCCAGTCGTTGGCAGGTATTTCCCAAGACCCCGGCCCAGGTTCCCCTCTTTCGGGATCACGCCCATTACATCACCTGGATGCAGGAGCAGTTGGCCCTGGGCACGATGCAGAATGTGCGCCACCTGTGGGCTTCTGTCCGTCCCAATGGCCCGGAACGCCCCTATCACCTGAACTGGGTGGAGCTGCGCATCTGTGATTTGGTGGGGGATCCGGTGATGATCCTGGCGATTACGGCGTTGATCGAGGCGCGGCTGTTGCATTTGCTGGCGGAGCCGGAGGCATTGGATCCCTTGCGAGGCTCATTGACCCCGACAGAACTGGAGATCCTTTGCCATCACAACGAGCAAGCTGCTGCCCGCCAGTCCCTGTCCGCTACCCTGATCGATTGGCAAACGGGCCGCGAACGGGTGGCCCAGGAGTGGATCGAGCAACTGCTCACGGAGGCTTGGCGCATCGTTCAACCGCAGGGGTTTGGTTGCTTTTTGGCTCCGCTGCAAACGCTGCTGAAACAGGGCAATGAGGCCCAGCGCTGGCTGCAACAGGTCAACCAGGGATCCTCTCCCGCCCAGGTGTACCAACAGGCCATTCAGGAGCTAGCTTCCCAGGAACAAGCGATGCTAGAAACCCTGTGCCAAGCGGTGGGATAA
- a CDS encoding STAS domain-containing protein, with protein MDFKPRIRTAETPQGQKLAVVPLEGRFDAKAASDARQLLQQVLDFGYPNLLIDMSSVTFMDSSGLGVLISALRKCRAAGGNLSLCSVPESVALVLNLTSMEKVLTCFSDLQTGIANFSPASSAR; from the coding sequence ATGGATTTCAAGCCGCGCATTCGTACTGCCGAAACTCCCCAAGGCCAAAAGCTGGCAGTGGTTCCTCTGGAAGGCCGTTTCGATGCCAAAGCTGCCTCTGATGCTCGGCAACTGTTGCAACAGGTCTTGGATTTTGGTTACCCGAACCTGTTGATCGATATGTCGTCGGTCACGTTTATGGATAGCTCCGGGTTGGGGGTGCTGATCTCGGCATTGCGCAAATGTCGTGCTGCGGGTGGCAACCTCAGCCTCTGTAGCGTGCCCGAAAGCGTTGCTCTGGTACTCAATCTCACTTCCATGGAAAAGGTGTTGACCTGTTTTAGCGATCTGCAAACGGGCATCGCCAATTTTTCTCCTGCTTCCTCCGCCCGCTAG
- the accD gene encoding acetyl-CoA carboxylase, carboxyltransferase subunit beta: MSLLDWFAERRKASSLNLTGSSPFDKERQVREIADGLWQKCSACDALTYTKDLHQNLQVCPNCGHHQRITAPERLEQLLDPGSWQPLDEHLAPADPLCFFDQKPYPERISSYQERTQLKDAVLTGLGNLDGIPLAVGVMDFRFMGGSMGSVVGEKIARLTERATRDHLPLVIFSASGGARMQEGILSLMQMAKTSAALQRHRDAGQLFISVLTQPTYGGVTASFAMLGDLILAEPGVQVGFAGPNVIEQTIGKGKLPEGFQTAEYLLAHGLIDAIVPRTELRKRLAQLLYMHRPRLHVSLPPLNTDVLALEPML, translated from the coding sequence ATGTCTTTACTGGACTGGTTCGCGGAGCGCCGCAAAGCTTCTTCGCTTAACCTGACGGGCAGCAGCCCCTTTGATAAAGAGCGTCAGGTACGGGAGATTGCCGATGGCCTCTGGCAAAAATGTTCTGCCTGCGACGCCCTCACCTACACCAAAGACCTGCACCAAAATCTGCAAGTTTGCCCCAATTGTGGCCATCACCAGCGCATTACAGCTCCCGAGCGTTTGGAGCAACTCCTGGATCCTGGCTCCTGGCAACCCCTCGACGAGCACTTGGCCCCGGCGGATCCGCTGTGCTTTTTCGACCAAAAGCCTTACCCTGAGCGCATCAGCAGCTACCAAGAGCGTACCCAACTCAAGGATGCTGTCTTGACAGGGCTGGGTAACCTGGACGGGATCCCACTGGCGGTTGGGGTAATGGATTTCCGCTTTATGGGCGGCAGCATGGGATCTGTGGTGGGAGAAAAAATCGCCCGCCTCACCGAACGTGCCACCCGGGATCATCTGCCCCTAGTGATCTTTTCTGCTTCTGGGGGGGCCCGTATGCAGGAAGGGATCCTCAGCCTGATGCAGATGGCCAAAACCTCTGCCGCCCTGCAACGACACCGCGACGCTGGGCAGTTGTTTATCTCTGTGCTCACCCAGCCCACCTATGGGGGGGTGACCGCCAGCTTTGCCATGTTGGGGGATTTGATCCTGGCAGAGCCGGGGGTACAGGTGGGGTTTGCCGGGCCGAACGTGATCGAGCAAACCATCGGCAAAGGTAAGCTGCCGGAGGGCTTCCAGACCGCCGAGTATCTGCTGGCTCACGGACTGATTGACGCGATTGTGCCTCGGACGGAGTTGCGCAAACGGTTGGCCCAGTTGCTTTATATGCACCGTCCTCGTTTGCACGTTTCCCTCCCCCCTCTCAATACCGATGTTCTCGCCCTAGAGCCCATGCTCTAA
- a CDS encoding tRNA (5-methylaminomethyl-2-thiouridine)(34)-methyltransferase MnmD produces MTHGTKLPFLTTGDGSLTFFSAEFGQAFHNLSGAAQEALEKFVRPCRLDRLPLERDPLQPIHILDICFGLGYNSGIALETLWQVRPNFPVRVMGLERSPEVPRQAWQAGVGSHWSFRQTWQQWIEQGSWQSEQWQGELLWGDARQTLLQVPLGWADAVFLDPFSPSVCPELWTVEFLRAVAERMRPQGYLATYSCAASVRAALQEAGLHIGSTPPLGRPWPGTVASPQSQDLPPLSDMEWEHLKTRAAVPYRDPTLQEGRSEIRLRRQQEQQGSLLESTSVWKRRWHQ; encoded by the coding sequence GTGACCCATGGAACAAAGTTGCCGTTTTTGACCACGGGGGATGGATCCCTGACCTTTTTCTCGGCAGAGTTTGGGCAGGCGTTTCACAATCTGAGCGGCGCGGCACAAGAGGCCCTGGAGAAATTTGTCCGTCCCTGTCGTCTGGATCGGTTGCCGCTAGAACGGGATCCCCTACAACCAATCCACATCCTCGATATTTGCTTTGGCCTAGGGTATAACTCCGGCATTGCCCTGGAAACCCTCTGGCAAGTTAGGCCCAACTTTCCGGTGCGGGTGATGGGCCTGGAGCGTTCCCCGGAAGTGCCGCGGCAGGCGTGGCAAGCCGGTGTGGGATCCCACTGGAGCTTTCGGCAGACCTGGCAACAGTGGATCGAGCAGGGCTCCTGGCAATCGGAGCAGTGGCAGGGGGAACTGTTGTGGGGAGATGCCCGACAAACCCTGTTGCAGGTGCCGCTGGGGTGGGCGGATGCTGTGTTTTTGGATCCTTTTTCTCCTTCTGTCTGCCCGGAGTTGTGGACGGTGGAGTTTCTGCGGGCTGTGGCGGAACGGATGCGTCCCCAAGGCTACTTAGCCACCTATTCCTGTGCAGCATCGGTGCGAGCGGCTCTGCAAGAGGCGGGTCTGCACATTGGCTCTACTCCCCCTTTGGGTCGCCCTTGGCCGGGAACGGTGGCCTCACCGCAGAGTCAGGATTTGCCGCCCCTTTCGGACATGGAGTGGGAACACCTGAAAACCCGCGCTGCTGTGCCCTACCGGGATCCAACGTTGCAAGAGGGACGATCCGAAATCCGGCTGCGCCGACAGCAGGAACAACAGGGATCCCTCCTGGAATCGACTTCTGTCTGGAAGCGCCGTTGGCATCAGTAG
- a CDS encoding ribonuclease catalytic domain-containing protein — protein MEKGTLVEFRHNSDRVLAVVQGTEGKKNLLLGVASGQVHSVHPRQITFALNSGSSFTASDIPGFWQAVQAKLDPESLAVAWELVQEDHHVLSLSEIAQLLFSDDSPISTYATYRLLSDDRTYFKPKGEGYEPRTPAQVKEILHQIAVTQQRQQEQAEFEAHVQQALAHPGQGYAWTAAERARLELLERLALQGAAAAIRSHDDLSNNLNASDRERASQLLEQMGFPATPQGAFDALIALGLWSRHENLALRLTGIPTQFPKEVEQYTQTLLEDPPPEDLPRRDLTHLHTYTIDDASTRDIDDALSIESWSDERVKLWIHIADPSRWVQWGDPLDVEARKRGTSVYLPEQVIPMFPPQLSTGPMSLVQGEVRPALSFGIVLGCNGQILASEICLSQIKVTYRLTYEDADEMLELGAEAQLTAIAQAAQWRYGWRMGQGAIQIGLPEQDIKVIDDIPYLRVIEDTPSRQMVAEMMVLTGEVAARFAHQNGIPVPYRLQPAPDLPPLEVLDVYPQGPVRSFAIMRCLSRAEVGTQPGRHTGLGLDAYCQVTSPIRRYADLVAHYQIKAFLRGDPLPLTEPDVQQLLLALEPGTGEAIQVERKSKRYWSIEYLRLRPGQIWRALVLGYLREHENLVLVMLDEIAFRVPVRLERQIPLGAWIELEVLQADPRADVIELRQVEE, from the coding sequence GTGGAAAAGGGCACGCTGGTGGAGTTTCGTCACAATAGCGACCGTGTATTGGCGGTGGTTCAGGGCACAGAAGGTAAAAAGAACCTGTTGTTGGGGGTTGCTTCGGGCCAGGTTCACAGTGTTCATCCCCGTCAGATTACCTTTGCCCTGAATAGCGGCTCCAGTTTCACCGCTTCTGATATTCCCGGCTTTTGGCAGGCCGTACAAGCCAAGTTGGATCCCGAGAGTCTGGCGGTTGCTTGGGAATTGGTGCAAGAAGACCACCACGTCCTCAGTCTGTCGGAGATCGCCCAGTTGTTATTTTCCGATGACTCCCCCATTTCCACCTATGCCACCTATCGCCTGCTCAGCGACGATCGCACCTATTTCAAGCCGAAAGGGGAAGGCTACGAACCGCGTACTCCAGCTCAGGTAAAGGAGATTCTGCATCAAATTGCGGTTACCCAACAACGGCAGCAGGAACAGGCGGAGTTTGAAGCGCATGTGCAGCAGGCTTTGGCCCATCCCGGACAGGGTTATGCCTGGACTGCTGCTGAACGAGCCCGCCTGGAATTGCTAGAGCGCCTGGCTTTGCAGGGGGCAGCAGCAGCGATCCGTAGCCACGATGATCTTTCCAACAACCTCAATGCCTCCGATCGAGAACGGGCCTCGCAACTCCTGGAACAGATGGGCTTTCCCGCCACACCCCAGGGGGCCTTTGATGCGCTGATTGCTTTGGGATTGTGGAGCCGCCACGAAAACCTGGCCCTACGCCTGACCGGGATCCCGACCCAGTTCCCGAAGGAGGTGGAGCAGTACACGCAAACTTTGCTGGAGGATCCCCCGCCCGAAGACTTGCCCCGCCGCGATCTCACCCACCTCCACACCTACACCATCGACGATGCCAGTACCCGCGATATTGACGATGCCCTCAGTATCGAGTCTTGGTCTGATGAGCGGGTGAAACTGTGGATCCACATTGCCGATCCCAGTCGTTGGGTACAGTGGGGGGATCCCCTGGATGTGGAGGCCCGTAAGCGGGGTACGAGCGTGTATCTGCCGGAGCAGGTCATTCCGATGTTCCCGCCGCAACTGTCCACCGGCCCGATGAGCTTGGTCCAAGGGGAAGTACGGCCCGCCCTCAGTTTTGGCATTGTACTAGGATGCAACGGCCAGATCCTCGCCTCCGAAATTTGCCTCAGCCAAATCAAAGTCACCTACCGCCTCACCTATGAAGATGCCGACGAGATGCTGGAGCTGGGAGCAGAGGCCCAATTGACGGCGATTGCCCAGGCAGCTCAGTGGCGCTACGGGTGGCGCATGGGTCAGGGAGCGATCCAGATCGGTCTGCCGGAACAAGACATCAAGGTGATCGATGACATTCCCTATCTGCGGGTCATTGAAGATACCCCCTCGCGGCAAATGGTGGCGGAAATGATGGTGCTCACCGGAGAGGTGGCGGCTCGCTTTGCCCACCAAAACGGGATCCCAGTGCCCTACCGCCTGCAACCGGCTCCCGATCTTCCCCCTCTAGAAGTTTTGGATGTGTACCCCCAAGGGCCTGTGCGTTCATTTGCCATCATGCGGTGCCTATCACGGGCGGAAGTAGGCACACAGCCAGGCCGACACACCGGATTGGGCCTGGATGCCTACTGTCAGGTGACTTCCCCGATTCGCCGCTATGCGGATTTGGTAGCCCACTACCAGATCAAAGCCTTTTTGCGGGGGGATCCCCTACCGTTAACGGAGCCGGATGTACAGCAGTTGTTGCTGGCTCTGGAGCCGGGCACCGGAGAGGCCATTCAGGTGGAGCGTAAATCCAAACGCTACTGGAGCATCGAATATCTGCGCCTGCGACCGGGCCAAATTTGGCGGGCTTTGGTCTTGGGCTATCTGCGCGAGCATGAGAATTTGGTGCTGGTGATGCTGGATGAAATCGCCTTTCGGGTGCCTGTGAGGTTAGAACGTCAGATCCCGCTAGGGGCCTGGATTGAACTAGAAGTGCTGCAAGCGGATCCCCGTGCCGATGTTATTGAACTGCGGCAGGTGGAGGAATAG
- a CDS encoding response regulator transcription factor — MDNQKRLLLIDDDPNLILLVKDYLEFRGYEVIPASNGREGLEAMRNFTPDLIVCDVMMPEMDGYTFVETIRANTATDWVPVIFLSARGQTADRVRGLTTGADVYMVKPFEPEELVAQVESSLKHTDRLLQMQNVGIQPIMKLDREIDLTPTETKVIQYVAKGMSNREIADSLGVSQRTIESHVSNMLGKTGLHNRTELARWAMESGLGKNRV, encoded by the coding sequence GTGGACAACCAAAAGCGATTGCTGCTCATTGATGATGACCCGAACTTGATCCTTCTGGTCAAGGATTACCTAGAGTTTCGCGGCTATGAGGTGATCCCGGCAAGTAACGGTCGAGAAGGATTAGAGGCGATGCGCAACTTCACCCCTGACTTGATCGTCTGTGACGTGATGATGCCGGAGATGGATGGCTACACCTTTGTTGAGACGATCCGAGCCAACACCGCCACGGATTGGGTGCCTGTGATCTTTTTGTCGGCGCGAGGGCAAACGGCGGATCGGGTGCGCGGCCTAACCACAGGGGCAGATGTTTACATGGTCAAGCCCTTCGAGCCGGAAGAGCTGGTGGCTCAGGTGGAGTCTTCCCTAAAACATACGGATCGCCTGTTGCAGATGCAGAATGTGGGCATTCAGCCGATTATGAAACTGGATCGGGAAATTGACCTCACTCCAACAGAAACCAAGGTGATCCAGTACGTGGCCAAAGGTATGTCCAATCGGGAGATCGCGGATTCTCTTGGGGTAAGCCAGCGCACCATCGAAAGCCATGTTAGCAACATGCTGGGCAAAACCGGCCTCCACAACCGTACCGAATTGGCTCGTTGGGCGATGGAAAGTGGGTTGGGCAAAAACCGGGTATAA
- a CDS encoding sulfite oxidase-like oxidoreductase has protein sequence MVGKFFQKLAGEDPLSSRVPPGQHLARGFPVLTYGDTPVIQPEEWQLRIWGSVEKEVVLTWEDLLALPQHTFTADFHCVTRWSKLDVTWTGVRILDLLEAVSIRPEAKAVMQHCYGGYTTNLTLEEFIRPENYMVHTLEGERIPVDHGGPVRTLVPHLYAWKSAKWISDLEFLPQDRPGFWERNGYHMRGEPWSEERYSSNF, from the coding sequence ATGGTGGGCAAGTTTTTTCAAAAGTTGGCTGGGGAGGATCCCTTGTCTAGTCGAGTGCCCCCTGGGCAGCATTTGGCGCGGGGCTTTCCTGTCCTCACCTACGGGGATACCCCGGTGATCCAGCCGGAAGAATGGCAGCTACGCATCTGGGGATCCGTGGAAAAAGAGGTGGTGCTCACCTGGGAGGATTTGCTGGCGTTGCCTCAGCATACCTTCACGGCAGATTTTCACTGTGTTACCCGCTGGTCGAAGCTGGACGTAACCTGGACGGGGGTGCGGATCCTGGATTTGTTAGAGGCAGTGTCGATTCGTCCTGAGGCCAAGGCAGTGATGCAACACTGTTACGGCGGCTACACCACCAACCTGACCCTGGAGGAGTTTATCCGTCCTGAAAACTACATGGTGCACACCCTAGAAGGGGAGCGGATCCCGGTGGATCATGGTGGCCCGGTACGGACTCTGGTGCCCCATCTCTACGCCTGGAAAAGTGCCAAGTGGATTAGCGACCTGGAGTTTCTCCCGCAGGATCGACCGGGTTTTTGGGAACGCAACGGCTACCACATGCGCGGCGAACCCTGGTCGGAAGAACGCTACAGCAGCAATTTCTGA
- a CDS encoding Coenzyme F420 hydrogenase/dehydrogenase, beta subunit C-terminal domain, whose product MGSRSSRPAQPIRSGHYPAKELCSQCGLCDTHYVAQVKEACAFLNQQFTELEEHTHGRSRESVRVGSPTPEVSDTDYFGIYEEMFTVRKRDPIEGAQWTGIVSSIGMKALTAGLVEGVVCVRADVEDRFKPQPILARTPEEVLAARVNKPTLSPNLSVLEQVEQSGLKRLLVIGVGCQIQALRAVEKKLGLEKLYVLGTPCVDNVSRAGLQKFLETTSRSPETVVHYEFMQDFRVHFKHEDGSVEKVPFFGLNTKQLKDVFAPSCLSCFDYVNALADLVVGYMGSPFGWQWLLVRNGRGRELLDLVWEELEIQAVISKGSRQAAVQQGIQAYDQAMTLPMWLAYLMGAVIERIGPQGLEYARFSIDSHFTRNYLYVRRQHPQKLEQHVPPFAQRIVSQYRLPKN is encoded by the coding sequence ATGGGATCCCGTTCATCTCGTCCAGCCCAACCAATCCGTTCCGGCCATTACCCCGCCAAAGAGCTGTGCAGCCAGTGCGGCCTTTGCGATACCCACTATGTGGCGCAGGTCAAAGAAGCCTGTGCCTTCTTAAATCAACAATTTACGGAACTAGAGGAACACACCCACGGGCGGTCGCGGGAATCGGTACGGGTGGGATCCCCAACCCCGGAGGTTTCGGATACCGATTACTTCGGTATTTACGAAGAGATGTTCACCGTCCGCAAACGGGATCCGATTGAGGGAGCCCAGTGGACGGGCATTGTCAGTAGCATCGGCATGAAGGCCCTCACTGCCGGCTTGGTGGAGGGGGTGGTGTGTGTGCGGGCGGATGTGGAGGATCGCTTTAAGCCGCAACCCATTTTGGCGCGTACCCCAGAGGAGGTTTTGGCGGCACGGGTGAACAAACCAACCTTATCTCCGAATTTATCGGTGCTCGAGCAGGTGGAACAGAGCGGTCTGAAGCGGTTGTTGGTGATCGGGGTGGGCTGCCAAATTCAGGCCTTGCGGGCGGTGGAGAAGAAGCTGGGCTTAGAAAAACTCTACGTGTTGGGCACCCCTTGTGTGGATAATGTCAGCCGGGCCGGGTTACAAAAATTCCTCGAAACCACCAGCCGCTCCCCAGAAACGGTGGTGCATTATGAATTCATGCAGGATTTCCGCGTCCATTTCAAGCACGAAGATGGCTCAGTGGAAAAGGTGCCCTTTTTTGGCCTCAACACCAAGCAGTTGAAGGATGTTTTTGCCCCCTCTTGCCTCAGTTGTTTTGACTATGTAAATGCCTTGGCGGATCTGGTGGTGGGTTATATGGGATCCCCGTTCGGCTGGCAATGGCTGTTGGTACGCAATGGGCGGGGGCGAGAGTTGCTGGATTTGGTCTGGGAGGAGCTAGAGATCCAAGCGGTGATATCCAAGGGATCCCGGCAAGCCGCTGTTCAACAAGGGATCCAAGCCTATGACCAAGCCATGACCTTGCCGATGTGGTTGGCCTATCTCATGGGGGCAGTGATAGAGCGGATTGGGCCACAGGGGTTGGAATATGCCCGCTTCTCCATCGATTCTCACTTCACCCGCAACTATCTCTACGTGCGCCGCCAACATCCTCAAAAACTAGAACAACACGTCCCTCCCTTTGCTCAGCGCATCGTCAGCCAGTACCGTTTGCCCAAAAATTAG
- a CDS encoding S1 RNA-binding domain-containing protein: MTVQSPRSQAADSFSSEDFAQALEAQNLDFRPGQVVRGRIFQHQNDGVLVDIGGKSPAFLPLREAGIRPVEDLSELFPLKTEAEFLIVREDRDGQILLSVRRLQLKLIWEELAQKQANGQTVTVSVIGTNKGGVLVDVQGLRGFIPRSHLNQREDLKELVGQSLTAGFIEVNAEANKLVLSQRVAAQAENLGRYEIGQVVEGKVSGLKPFGVFVDLEGVTGLLHIKQVSQSFVASLPDLFKPGQLIKAVVIDLDEAKGRMALSTRVLEKHPGEVLEQLAVVMDEAEERASKLKGKITADGKVV, translated from the coding sequence ATGACCGTCCAATCTCCTCGCTCTCAGGCTGCTGATTCTTTTTCCTCGGAAGATTTTGCCCAGGCTTTAGAGGCGCAAAACCTCGACTTTCGACCAGGACAGGTGGTACGGGGCCGCATCTTCCAACATCAGAATGACGGTGTCCTGGTGGATATTGGCGGCAAGTCTCCGGCCTTTTTGCCCCTGCGGGAAGCAGGGATCCGCCCAGTGGAGGATTTGAGTGAGCTGTTCCCGCTGAAAACGGAAGCCGAGTTTTTAATCGTCCGGGAAGACCGGGATGGACAGATATTACTCTCGGTGCGGCGCTTGCAATTGAAGCTGATCTGGGAGGAACTGGCCCAGAAGCAAGCCAACGGCCAGACGGTGACGGTTTCGGTGATCGGCACCAACAAGGGTGGGGTACTGGTGGATGTACAGGGGCTGCGCGGCTTTATTCCTCGCTCTCACCTCAACCAGCGGGAAGACCTCAAGGAGCTGGTGGGACAATCCCTGACGGCGGGCTTTATCGAAGTGAATGCAGAAGCCAATAAACTGGTGCTGTCGCAACGGGTGGCAGCTCAGGCCGAGAACTTGGGCCGTTATGAGATTGGCCAGGTGGTCGAGGGCAAGGTGAGTGGTCTGAAGCCCTTTGGGGTATTCGTGGATTTGGAAGGGGTAACCGGGCTACTGCACATCAAACAAGTGAGCCAAAGTTTTGTAGCCTCTCTGCCGGATTTGTTCAAGCCGGGCCAACTGATCAAAGCGGTCGTGATCGACCTGGATGAGGCCAAAGGACGGATGGCTCTTTCTACGCGGGTCTTGGAAAAGCATCCTGGTGAGGTGTTAGAGCAACTCGCAGTGGTTATGGATGAGGCGGAAGAACGCGCCAGTAAATTGAAGGGGAAAATCACGGCTGACGGCAAAGTCGTCTAA